In one Dehalogenimonas formicexedens genomic region, the following are encoded:
- the cbiQ gene encoding cobalt ECF transporter T component CbiQ: protein MRHSFLDQYSHLDSPVHWRDPRVKFLLSLLFIIAIIVTPAGSWLAFAAYFGILVAVLAISKLPLGYVLKRSMIILPFVLLLGMVNVFTRPGIELSSLNIFGWHLGITDGGLAFIGTLLARSWLSVLALIVLTSTTSLPALLKGIERLGAPKVIVMILSFMYRYLFLLMDEVLRMKNARDSRSVGSPSTGFQAKTVGSMIGSLFVRSYERGERVYAAMAARGFDGRSRTLDNMALNTVDVVTGIALALLMLLPLAWSLIR from the coding sequence ATGAGACACAGCTTTTTAGACCAGTACAGCCACCTCGACAGCCCGGTCCACTGGCGCGATCCGCGGGTGAAATTCCTGTTGTCTCTTTTGTTCATTATCGCTATCATCGTCACCCCCGCGGGAAGCTGGCTGGCGTTTGCGGCGTATTTCGGCATTCTCGTGGCGGTCCTTGCCATTTCGAAACTACCCCTGGGCTATGTTCTGAAGCGCTCGATGATAATCCTGCCGTTCGTGTTGCTCCTGGGCATGGTCAATGTTTTCACCCGTCCCGGGATCGAGTTGTCCAGCCTGAACATTTTCGGCTGGCACCTTGGAATCACCGACGGCGGGTTAGCGTTCATCGGGACGCTGCTGGCGCGGAGCTGGCTCTCTGTGCTCGCCTTAATCGTGCTCACTTCGACCACCTCCCTGCCCGCCCTCCTGAAGGGCATCGAAAGACTGGGAGCGCCTAAAGTCATCGTCATGATCCTCTCTTTCATGTACCGCTACCTGTTCCTGCTGATGGACGAGGTGCTGCGGATGAAGAACGCCCGGGACTCGCGTTCCGTTGGCAGTCCGTCGACCGGGTTTCAGGCCAAGACCGTCGGCTCCATGATCGGCAGCCTGTTCGTCCGTTCCTACGAGCGGGGAGAGCGCGTTTACGCCGCGATGGCGGCGCGGGGTTTCGACGGGCGGTCCCGGACTCTCGACAACATGGCGTTGAACACGGTCGATGTCGTTACCGGAATCGCGCTGGCCTTATTGATGCTGCTGCCCCTGGCTTGGAGCCTGATCCGATGA
- a CDS encoding energy-coupling factor ABC transporter ATP-binding protein produces MTEAVVAFDNLTYAYPDGRKALEGVSLAIERGESVAIAGANGAGKSTLLMHLNGIIHGANGAVKISGIPVVAANLKNIRAKVGVVFQNPDDQLFCPEVFDDVAFGPINMGLSETEVRKRVGQSLEAVGLPDYEKRSSHHLSLGEKKRIALASVLSMSPEVLALDEPSSNLDPAAKWGLINLLKSLDVTKIVVSHDLELIEALCPRLVIMKRGKILADGRTSEIMKNRELLVAGGLAAP; encoded by the coding sequence ATGACTGAAGCGGTGGTGGCTTTCGATAACCTGACTTACGCCTACCCCGACGGCCGCAAAGCCCTCGAAGGCGTCAGCCTCGCCATCGAACGTGGCGAAAGCGTCGCTATCGCCGGGGCCAACGGCGCCGGCAAATCGACCCTCCTGATGCATCTGAACGGCATCATCCACGGCGCCAACGGAGCGGTGAAAATCTCCGGCATCCCGGTTGTGGCCGCCAACCTGAAAAACATACGCGCCAAAGTCGGAGTGGTCTTTCAGAACCCGGACGACCAGCTTTTCTGTCCCGAGGTCTTCGATGACGTCGCTTTCGGGCCGATCAACATGGGGCTTTCCGAAACCGAGGTTAGAAAGCGCGTCGGACAGTCGCTGGAGGCTGTCGGACTACCCGATTATGAAAAGCGGAGTTCCCACCATCTGAGCCTCGGCGAGAAGAAGCGCATCGCTCTGGCCTCGGTGCTCTCGATGAGTCCGGAAGTTCTGGCCCTCGACGAGCCATCGTCCAACCTGGATCCGGCGGCAAAGTGGGGATTGATCAATCTCCTGAAATCGCTCGATGTCACCAAGATTGTGGTGTCTCACGACCTGGAACTCATCGAGGCGCTGTGCCCCCGGTTGGTCATCATGAAAAGAGGTAAAATCCTCGCCGACGGCCGGACCAGCGAGATTATGAAAAACCGGGAGCTGCTGGTGGCGGGGGGACTGGCGGCGCCCTGA
- a CDS encoding PDGLE domain-containing protein has translation MNYRKWWLLGLGFALLLATISPLASKSPDGLEKVAGQQGFIDQAAKSPFQVVAGYLFPGIHNETLATIVAGWLGVLVVFGVVYFIGRLISRKRT, from the coding sequence ATGAATTACAGAAAGTGGTGGCTTCTCGGCCTGGGGTTTGCGCTTCTACTGGCAACAATATCGCCTCTGGCTTCGAAGTCACCGGATGGCCTGGAAAAAGTCGCGGGGCAGCAGGGCTTCATCGACCAAGCCGCCAAATCGCCTTTCCAGGTCGTCGCCGGATACCTGTTCCCGGGCATCCACAACGAGACACTGGCCACGATCGTAGCCGGGTGGCTGGGGGTCCTGGTGGTATTCGGGGTCGTCTATTTTATCGGTCGATTAATTTCCAGGAAACGAACCTGA
- the dnaA gene encoding chromosomal replication initiator protein DnaA produces the protein MVIDPAANSNHAAKIWETALGALECQLSRPNFRTWYSRTAGIAYEGGCFTVGVPNSFVAEYLEQNQCSLIEKTLMRLLPGNSLRIAFQVAGSAKALAAPPKAEGAPQRGNGCRFNPRYDFDTFIVGSANRLAHAAALSAAQRPGEGYNPLFIHGGSGLGKTHLLQAIGQAAERAGKTVRYVSGEQFTSEFVAALKDRRADEFREKYRAVDVLLVDDVQFIAGKAQTEETFFHTFNELHNSGRQIVLSADSPPRAIIQMEDRLRSRFEWGLTAEIAPPDEKMRLSILKARAEEAGAELTPDVLDYMASEVIRNIRELEGNLNRVIAYSRLLRSVITPDMARRALKNLTDAVEEKPSEPQKLLATVAECFELTVDDILGRKRDKETAAARQVAMYVMKNQKLWSLGEIGKLVGDRTAATVSHACDKIGQEAEYNPLLKRKLNDIEQRLTRE, from the coding sequence TTGGTCATAGACCCTGCGGCGAATTCAAACCACGCCGCCAAAATATGGGAGACGGCCCTGGGGGCGCTGGAATGCCAGTTGTCCCGCCCGAACTTCCGCACCTGGTACTCCAGGACCGCCGGCATCGCTTACGAAGGCGGGTGCTTCACTGTCGGCGTGCCCAACAGCTTCGTCGCTGAATACCTGGAGCAAAACCAGTGCTCGCTCATCGAAAAGACCCTGATGCGGCTGCTCCCGGGCAATAGTCTGCGTATCGCCTTCCAGGTTGCCGGAAGCGCCAAAGCATTGGCGGCTCCTCCAAAGGCGGAAGGCGCGCCGCAACGTGGGAACGGCTGCCGTTTCAATCCCCGGTACGATTTCGACACCTTTATCGTGGGCAGCGCCAACCGCCTGGCCCATGCCGCCGCCCTGTCCGCGGCTCAGCGCCCGGGTGAGGGTTACAACCCGCTGTTCATCCATGGCGGGTCGGGGCTGGGCAAAACCCATTTGCTCCAGGCTATCGGCCAGGCCGCCGAGCGCGCCGGCAAGACCGTCCGTTACGTCTCCGGGGAGCAGTTCACCTCGGAATTCGTGGCGGCTTTGAAAGACCGGCGGGCGGATGAATTCCGTGAAAAATACCGCGCCGTGGACGTCCTGCTGGTCGACGATGTCCAGTTCATCGCCGGCAAGGCCCAGACTGAGGAAACTTTCTTCCACACCTTCAACGAACTCCACAACTCCGGCCGCCAGATTGTCCTTTCCGCCGATTCCCCGCCTCGGGCCATCATACAGATGGAAGACCGGCTGCGCTCGCGCTTCGAATGGGGATTGACCGCGGAGATAGCTCCGCCAGACGAGAAAATGCGCCTTTCGATCCTAAAAGCCAGGGCGGAGGAGGCCGGCGCCGAGTTGACCCCTGACGTCCTTGATTATATGGCCTCCGAAGTCATTCGCAACATCAGGGAACTCGAGGGGAATCTGAACAGGGTTATCGCCTATTCCAGGCTGCTGCGATCGGTCATTACCCCGGACATGGCGCGGCGGGCCCTCAAAAACCTGACTGATGCCGTTGAGGAAAAACCCTCGGAGCCTCAAAAGCTGCTGGCGACGGTGGCCGAATGTTTTGAATTGACCGTCGATGATATCCTCGGCCGGAAGCGCGACAAAGAGACCGCCGCCGCGCGCCAGGTGGCCATGTACGTCATGAAAAACCAGAAGCTGTGGTCGTTGGGCGAGATTGGCAAACTGGTCGGCGACCGCACCGCCGCCACCGTGTCTCACGCCTGTGACAAGATCGGGCAGGAAGCCGAATACAACCCGCTGTTGAAGCGGAAATTGAATGATATCGAACAACGCCTGACAAGGGAATAA
- a CDS encoding energy-coupling factor ABC transporter permease produces MHIPDGFLNVPTLAATGAVSAGTVGLAVKVAAKKIGEKQVPLMGMLAAFIFAAQMLNFPVAGGTSGHLIGAALCAILIGPWAGVIIMSAVLIAQALIFQDGGLASLGANILNMGIIAVFGSYLIYRLVTKILPDTRRGKLIGGAAAGWTSVMFSALAAAFELAASGASPFAVVGPAMLGVHALIGAGEGLITVLVVSAVMASRADVLQMERI; encoded by the coding sequence ATGCATATTCCGGACGGATTCTTAAATGTCCCTACCCTCGCCGCCACCGGCGCGGTGTCTGCCGGTACGGTCGGCCTGGCGGTTAAAGTGGCTGCCAAAAAGATCGGCGAGAAGCAGGTGCCGCTGATGGGCATGCTGGCGGCGTTCATCTTCGCCGCGCAGATGCTCAATTTCCCGGTGGCTGGGGGAACCTCCGGCCATCTTATAGGGGCGGCGCTGTGCGCCATCCTGATCGGCCCCTGGGCCGGGGTCATCATCATGTCCGCGGTGCTAATCGCCCAGGCGCTCATTTTCCAGGACGGCGGGCTAGCCTCGCTCGGGGCCAACATCCTGAACATGGGCATCATCGCCGTTTTCGGCTCATATCTCATCTACCGCCTCGTGACCAAAATCCTGCCGGACACCCGCCGCGGCAAGCTCATCGGGGGCGCGGCGGCGGGATGGACTTCCGTTATGTTCTCGGCGCTGGCGGCGGCCTTCGAACTGGCGGCTTCGGGAGCCTCGCCTTTCGCTGTCGTCGGACCGGCGATGCTCGGCGTTCACGCGCTCATCGGCGCCGGCGAAGGGTTGATTACCGTCCTTGTCGTTTCGGCGGTCATGGCATCGCGCGCCGACGTGCTGCAGATGGAACGGATATGA